The Haloimpatiens massiliensis genome contains a region encoding:
- a CDS encoding alpha/beta hydrolase gives MREENFKFKDTSGLNIFVYKWLPKEDIKPVGIVQIAHGMAETAERYKRFANKLAKAGYIVFANDHRGHGKTAESVDKVGDLGEDGFNNMVQDMYEITTYIKKQYHLPIFIFGHSMGSFLTQRYIQLYGEEIDGAILSGSCGSQGLMLDLGILLAKREISKIGRSGRSERMDKLSFGSYNKVFKPNRTKSDWLTRDEKEIDKYISDQYCGGIFTAGFFYDFLNGLKLIQQKSQIVNVPKELPIYIFSGDKDPVGKTGKGVMKLVNTYKALGIKDLEYKLYKDGRHEMLNEINREEVMENVLRWLNRHV, from the coding sequence ATGAGAGAAGAAAATTTTAAATTTAAGGATACAAGCGGATTAAATATTTTTGTATACAAATGGCTACCAAAAGAGGATATAAAACCTGTAGGAATAGTTCAAATAGCCCATGGTATGGCAGAAACAGCAGAAAGATATAAGAGATTCGCAAACAAATTAGCTAAGGCAGGGTATATAGTTTTTGCAAATGATCATCGAGGACACGGAAAAACCGCTGAGTCTGTGGATAAAGTAGGAGACTTAGGTGAAGATGGTTTTAACAATATGGTTCAGGATATGTATGAAATAACAACGTATATAAAAAAACAATACCACTTGCCTATTTTTATTTTTGGTCATAGTATGGGGTCTTTTTTGACTCAACGATATATACAATTATATGGAGAAGAAATAGATGGAGCCATACTTTCTGGTAGCTGTGGCAGTCAAGGACTTATGTTGGACTTAGGCATACTGTTAGCTAAAAGGGAGATTAGTAAAATAGGCAGAAGCGGAAGAAGTGAAAGAATGGATAAGCTTTCTTTTGGAAGTTATAATAAGGTGTTTAAACCTAATAGAACTAAATCTGATTGGTTAACTAGAGACGAAAAAGAAATAGATAAATATATAAGTGACCAATATTGTGGTGGTATATTTACAGCTGGATTCTTTTATGATTTTCTAAATGGATTGAAATTGATACAGCAAAAAAGTCAGATTGTAAATGTTCCTAAAGAGTTGCCTATATACATTTTTTCAGGTGATAAGGATCCGGTTGGTAAGACAGGAAAAGGTGTTATGAAATTAGTAAACACATATAAAGCATTAGGGATAAAGGATTTAGAGTATAAGCTTTATAAAGATGGAAGACACGAGATGCTGAATGAAATTAATAGAGAAGAAGTAATGGAGAACGTATTAAGATGGCTTAATAGACACGTATAA
- a CDS encoding TIGR01212 family radical SAM protein (This family includes YhcC from E. coli K-12, an uncharacterized radical SAM protein.), which yields MIWGDKRYHSLNYFLRDKFGEKVFKISLDAGFSCPNRDGTIGTKGCIYCSERGSGDFAGNRKFSISDQFIDIKNMMNNKWKNGKYIAYFQAYTNTYASVDVLRKKYEEAIEMEGVVGLAIATRPDCLDDEVLSLLEEFSKKVYTWVELGLQTSNEKTAKLINRGYKLEVFNEAVCNLRKRNIDVVVHTIFGLPGENEEDMLNTIKYVSNCDAQGIKIHLLHLMKNTPLVKLYEQGKLRFLEKDEYIDLICEAISVLPPHMVVHRLTGDAPRNLLIGPMWSLKKWEVLNGINKALEDRKIYQGINY from the coding sequence ATGATTTGGGGAGACAAAAGATATCACAGCTTAAATTATTTTTTAAGAGATAAATTTGGGGAAAAGGTATTTAAAATATCATTAGATGCAGGATTTTCATGCCCTAATAGAGATGGTACTATAGGTACTAAAGGGTGTATATACTGCAGTGAAAGAGGGTCTGGGGACTTTGCAGGAAACAGAAAGTTTTCTATAAGTGACCAATTTATAGATATAAAAAATATGATGAATAACAAGTGGAAAAATGGAAAATATATAGCATACTTTCAAGCTTATACTAACACCTATGCATCTGTAGATGTACTTAGGAAAAAGTATGAAGAAGCTATAGAGATGGAAGGTGTTGTAGGATTAGCTATAGCTACTAGACCTGATTGTTTAGATGATGAGGTACTTTCTTTATTAGAGGAGTTTTCTAAAAAAGTTTATACGTGGGTAGAACTAGGATTACAGACTTCTAATGAGAAAACTGCTAAATTGATAAATAGAGGTTACAAATTGGAGGTTTTTAACGAAGCTGTTTGTAATTTAAGAAAAAGAAATATAGATGTGGTAGTACACACTATATTTGGACTTCCAGGAGAAAATGAAGAAGATATGTTAAATACCATAAAGTACGTTTCTAATTGTGATGCACAGGGAATAAAAATACATCTTCTTCATCTTATGAAGAACACTCCTTTAGTTAAACTATATGAACAGGGAAAACTAAGATTTTTAGAAAAGGATGAATATATAGATTTGATTTGTGAGGCTATTTCCGTATTGCCACCGCATATGGTAGTACACAGACTTACTGGTGATGCTCCTAGAAATTTACTTATAGGTCCTATGTGGAGTCTTAAAAAGTGGGAAGTTTTAAATGGAATAAATAAAGCTTTAGAAGATAGAAAAATATATCAAGGTATAAATTATTAA
- a CDS encoding transporter: MKKKFALTFQIAAVFIGTIVGAGLASGQEITQFFTTYGYKSFLGIIFCFLIYSFISNIIIKISIKYNLSSYNELISLVMPNHIGEFTDFVTGFFMISSSAIILAGSGALFHQYFKISSWIGMVLMVFISIIVLMKDTKGLITINSFIVPSLITVIITIFCLYLIFHQDIFNIQYIKTIETYKKPWLISALLYGGFNILCCTGVLVPLSSEIRETKPLCIGSTLGAAALTLLCFMINLMLLLNIPYIFQYDIPLLYIANPFGKGLQLVLLIIIFFEMFSTEVSDIYSVAKTLKFKFNIPYKIAVLLILCITVPMARIGFKNLITFLYPAFGALSLIFIICCIRFYRKNF, from the coding sequence TTGAAAAAGAAATTTGCATTAACTTTTCAAATAGCAGCTGTTTTTATAGGTACTATAGTTGGAGCAGGATTAGCTTCTGGTCAAGAAATTACTCAATTTTTTACTACATACGGATATAAAAGTTTCTTAGGAATTATTTTCTGCTTCTTAATTTATTCATTTATAAGTAATATAATAATAAAAATAAGTATAAAATATAACCTTTCATCCTACAACGAATTAATAAGTCTTGTAATGCCCAATCATATTGGGGAATTCACTGATTTTGTCACAGGATTTTTTATGATAAGTAGCTCAGCTATAATACTAGCTGGAAGTGGAGCACTATTTCACCAATATTTTAAAATTTCTTCTTGGATAGGCATGGTTTTAATGGTTTTTATATCTATAATTGTTCTTATGAAGGACACAAAAGGTCTTATTACCATAAATTCCTTCATAGTGCCATCACTAATAACAGTAATTATAACTATATTTTGCTTATACCTTATTTTTCACCAAGACATTTTTAATATTCAGTATATAAAAACTATAGAGACCTATAAAAAACCTTGGCTAATCTCCGCTCTACTATATGGAGGATTTAATATACTTTGCTGTACTGGGGTTTTAGTTCCCTTAAGCAGTGAAATTAGAGAAACTAAACCTCTATGTATTGGTTCTACTTTAGGCGCTGCAGCCTTGACCCTTTTATGTTTTATGATAAATTTGATGCTCCTCCTAAACATTCCATATATTTTTCAATATGATATACCACTTTTATACATTGCAAATCCTTTTGGCAAGGGATTACAACTGGTTTTACTTATAATAATATTTTTTGAAATGTTCTCAACAGAAGTATCTGATATATATAGCGTAGCAAAAACCTTAAAATTCAAATTTAATATTCCATACAAAATAGCTGTATTACTAATATTATGTATAACTGTACCTATGGCAAGAATAGGTTTTAAAAATCTAATTACTTTTTTATATCCTGCCTTTGGTGCATTAAGCCTAATATTTATAATATGTTGCATAAGATTTTATAGAAAAAACTTTTAA
- a CDS encoding radical SAM protein, translated as MINLLKNCKLCPRNCGVNRLEGQLGFCKSSKNIKLAKVSLHSWEEPCVSGKNGSGTVFFSNCNLRCVFCQNHNISQESIGKEVSIDRLSRIFLEQQKRGAHNINLVTPTHYVPQIIEALKIAKANGLTIPVLYNSNGYENIETIEALKGYIDVYLPDLKYFNDKYAIKYSCAKDYFTSASKAIEHMVAQVGKAQLDSNGIIKKGVIIRHLMLPGLLFDSKKIMDYIYTNFGDDVYISLMNQYTPMFNAYKYAEINKPLNSKHYDTLIDYCLDLGITKAFIQGEGTSTPEFTPDFDLSGI; from the coding sequence ATGATAAATTTACTTAAAAATTGCAAACTTTGTCCAAGAAATTGTGGTGTAAATAGATTAGAAGGTCAATTAGGTTTTTGTAAAAGTAGTAAAAATATTAAACTAGCCAAGGTTTCTTTGCATTCTTGGGAGGAACCCTGTGTATCTGGGAAAAATGGCTCTGGCACAGTATTCTTTTCTAATTGCAATTTGAGATGTGTCTTTTGCCAAAATCACAACATAAGCCAAGAATCCATAGGGAAAGAAGTATCTATTGATAGGTTAAGCAGAATATTTTTAGAACAACAAAAAAGAGGGGCTCACAATATAAATCTGGTAACTCCAACTCATTATGTTCCTCAAATAATAGAAGCACTAAAAATAGCTAAAGCTAATGGCCTCACTATACCTGTACTTTATAATTCTAATGGATATGAAAACATAGAAACTATAGAAGCCCTAAAAGGATATATAGACGTGTACTTGCCAGATCTTAAATATTTCAATGACAAATATGCCATAAAATACTCCTGCGCAAAAGACTATTTCACTAGCGCTTCAAAAGCCATTGAACATATGGTAGCTCAAGTTGGGAAAGCTCAATTAGATAGTAACGGGATTATTAAAAAAGGCGTCATCATAAGACACCTAATGCTACCTGGACTTTTATTTGATTCAAAGAAGATAATGGATTATATATATACTAACTTTGGAGATGATGTTTATATAAGCCTCATGAATCAATATACTCCAATGTTTAATGCCTACAAATACGCTGAAATAAATAAACCTTTGAATTCTAAGCATTACGATACTTTAATAGATTACTGCCTAGACTTAGGCATTACTAAGGCATTTATTCAAGGTGAAGGAACCTCCACACCAGAATTCACTCCAGACTTTGATTTGTCCGGAATATAA
- the glpK gene encoding glycerol kinase GlpK, producing MEKLIMALDQGTTSSRCILFNKKGEIVSMAQKEFKQIYPRSGWVEHNPMEIWATQFSVATEAMFTINVSAKDIEAIGITNQRETTIVWDKRTGLPIYNAIVWQCRRTADICDELRKKGMDKVIRNKTGLVLDAYFSATKIKWILDNVPGARNEAERGNLLFGNIDTWLIWNLTKGRIHVTDYSNASRTMLFNIHELKWDEELLREFDIPESMLPQVKPSSYVYGETDEVLFGMPIKISGDAGDQQAALFGQTCYDEGAAKNTYGTGCFMLMNTGEKAVASQNGLLTTIAWGVDGKVNYALEGSIFMAGASIQWLRDEMRMLKNAADSEEYALAVEDTDGVYLVPAFVGLGAPYWDPYARGTVVGLTRGTKKEHFIRATLESLAYQTYDILRAMQEDSGIKLKELKVDGGACANNFLMQFQSDILDVSVHRPKVTETTALGAAYLAGLATGYWKNKEDISTNWAVSKIFNPVMIEEKREKLLKDWHDAVERSRGWAIDR from the coding sequence ATGGAGAAATTAATAATGGCGCTTGATCAGGGAACTACCAGTTCAAGATGTATATTGTTCAATAAAAAAGGCGAAATAGTTAGTATGGCTCAAAAGGAATTTAAACAGATTTATCCAAGGTCAGGTTGGGTAGAACATAATCCTATGGAAATTTGGGCTACTCAATTTAGTGTGGCTACAGAAGCTATGTTCACTATAAATGTATCCGCTAAGGATATAGAAGCTATAGGAATAACAAATCAAAGAGAAACTACTATTGTATGGGATAAGAGAACAGGACTTCCTATATATAATGCTATAGTATGGCAATGTAGAAGAACTGCGGATATTTGTGATGAACTCAGAAAAAAGGGCATGGATAAAGTAATAAGAAATAAAACAGGTTTAGTTTTAGATGCATATTTTTCTGCTACAAAAATAAAATGGATACTAGACAATGTGCCTGGAGCAAGGAATGAAGCTGAAAGAGGAAACCTTTTGTTTGGAAATATAGATACGTGGCTTATATGGAATTTAACTAAAGGTAGGATTCACGTAACTGATTATTCTAATGCTTCACGAACTATGTTATTTAACATTCATGAATTAAAGTGGGACGAAGAATTGTTAAGAGAATTTGACATTCCCGAGTCTATGTTACCACAGGTAAAACCATCTAGCTATGTCTATGGAGAAACAGATGAGGTGCTCTTTGGAATGCCCATAAAGATATCAGGAGATGCGGGAGACCAACAGGCAGCTTTATTTGGACAAACTTGCTATGATGAGGGAGCTGCAAAGAACACTTATGGCACTGGATGTTTCATGCTTATGAATACAGGGGAAAAAGCCGTTGCCTCTCAAAATGGGCTACTTACCACTATAGCTTGGGGAGTAGATGGAAAAGTGAATTATGCTTTAGAAGGAAGTATATTTATGGCTGGCGCATCTATCCAGTGGCTAAGGGATGAAATGAGAATGCTTAAAAATGCCGCAGACTCAGAAGAGTATGCTTTAGCCGTAGAGGATACAGATGGAGTGTATCTAGTTCCTGCTTTTGTGGGGTTAGGAGCTCCTTATTGGGATCCTTATGCTAGAGGTACTGTAGTTGGACTTACTAGAGGAACTAAAAAGGAACATTTTATACGAGCTACATTGGAATCTTTAGCCTATCAAACTTATGATATTTTAAGAGCTATGCAAGAGGATTCAGGTATAAAGCTTAAAGAACTAAAAGTAGACGGTGGGGCTTGTGCAAACAACTTTTTAATGCAATTTCAGTCAGACATATTAGATGTATCAGTACACAGACCTAAGGTTACTGAAACTACAGCTTTAGGAGCAGCGTATTTGGCAGGTTTAGCTACAGGATATTGGAAGAATAAAGAGGATATATCTACTAATTGGGCTGTATCTAAGATATTTAATCCAGTTATGATTGAGGAAAAAAGAGAAAAGTTATTAAAAGATTGGCATGATGCGGTAGAAAGATCTAGAGGATGGGCAATAGATAGATAA
- a CDS encoding DUF1667 domain-containing protein: MSNIRELTCIGCPMGCSLEVSIENGEVVDVKGNTCPKGKIYAEKECTNPTRIVTSSVKVEDGVIDVVSVKTENDIPKNNIFQCIDELRELAVKAPIKIGDVLLKNVAGTGFNIIATKQVDKLN; the protein is encoded by the coding sequence ATGAGTAATATTAGAGAATTAACTTGTATAGGTTGTCCTATGGGATGTTCTTTGGAGGTTAGTATAGAAAATGGTGAAGTAGTAGATGTTAAAGGGAATACTTGCCCTAAGGGCAAGATTTACGCTGAAAAGGAATGTACTAATCCAACTAGAATAGTTACATCTTCTGTAAAGGTAGAAGATGGAGTAATAGATGTGGTATCTGTAAAAACAGAAAATGATATACCAAAAAATAATATTTTTCAATGTATAGATGAATTAAGAGAATTGGCAGTAAAAGCACCTATAAAAATAGGAGATGTATTATTAAAAAATGTAGCAGGCACTGGCTTTAATATAATAGCTACAAAGCAAGTGGATAAGCTGAATTGA
- a CDS encoding 2-phosphosulfolactate phosphatase family protein has protein sequence MKIDVIISANDIKEEKIKGKTVVVIDMLRATSVITTALNNGCKKVIPVLTVEEAKEIAKNSKDSCILGGERNAVKIDGFDFSNSPLDYKKDVAKDKVLIMTTSNGTRAINACINANNILIGAMLNAKAAAKRVVEINNDLVIVNSGTAGEFSMDDFICGGYIIQCIKDYVNVEMTDIAKTSHYIYECNNNVIDFIKGAKHYNRLKELGLEDDLTYCCSKDIISIVPEYKNGCILNGIPKSKVHENK, from the coding sequence ATGAAGATAGATGTAATAATATCTGCTAATGATATAAAAGAAGAAAAAATAAAAGGAAAAACAGTGGTGGTAATAGATATGTTAAGAGCTACATCTGTTATAACTACAGCACTTAATAATGGATGCAAGAAGGTTATTCCAGTGCTTACAGTGGAAGAAGCTAAAGAAATAGCTAAAAATAGCAAGGATTCATGTATACTTGGAGGAGAAAGAAATGCTGTTAAAATAGATGGATTTGATTTTTCTAATTCTCCCTTGGATTACAAAAAAGATGTTGCAAAAGATAAGGTATTAATTATGACTACTAGCAACGGTACTAGGGCTATAAATGCATGTATAAATGCAAATAATATTTTAATAGGTGCAATGTTAAATGCTAAAGCTGCAGCTAAAAGAGTAGTAGAGATAAATAATGACTTAGTTATAGTTAATTCCGGAACTGCTGGTGAATTTTCTATGGATGACTTTATATGTGGCGGATATATAATACAATGTATAAAGGATTATGTTAACGTAGAAATGACAGATATAGCTAAAACATCTCATTACATATATGAGTGTAACAATAATGTTATAGATTTTATTAAAGGAGCAAAACACTATAATAGACTTAAAGAATTAGGGCTGGAAGATGACCTTACATATTGTTGTAGTAAGGATATAATAAGTATAGTTCCAGAATACAAAAATGGATGTATACTTAATGGAATACCTAAGAGTAAGGTACATGAAAATAAATAA
- a CDS encoding NAD(P)/FAD-dependent oxidoreductase, translating into MKNYDIAIIGGGPAGLAAAIAAKEQGIDNIIIIERDNCLGGILNQCIHNGFGLHTFKEELTGPEYAQRFIDRVEELQIPNILNSMVIDINKEKVLTVVNSSEGLLEIKAKAVILAMGCRERPRGAINIPGSRCAGIYSAGAAQKFVNIEGVMPGKEIVILGSGDIGLIMARRMTLEGAKVKAVVELMPYSSGLKRNIVQCLDDFNIPLKLSHTVVNINGKDRLEGVTIAKVDENRKPIKETEEYIPCDTLLLSVGLLPENELSTKAKVELSGVTGGPQVNESFQTNIDGIFACGNVLHVHDLVDNVTIESINAGKSAANYVKGKEYGQEGIDIVSKGGVRYTVPKRINPNNIEKEIDVRFRVGEVFHDSYVAVYFDGVREIHRKKRILTPGEMETVKLNKDMFNKYPKCKTITVAVEK; encoded by the coding sequence ATGAAAAATTATGATATAGCAATAATAGGTGGAGGCCCAGCGGGACTTGCAGCAGCTATAGCTGCAAAGGAACAGGGAATAGATAATATTATTATAATAGAAAGAGACAACTGCTTAGGGGGAATACTTAATCAGTGCATACACAATGGTTTCGGACTTCATACTTTTAAGGAAGAGTTAACAGGACCGGAATATGCCCAGAGATTTATAGATAGAGTGGAGGAATTACAGATTCCCAATATATTAAATAGCATGGTTATAGATATAAATAAAGAAAAAGTTTTAACAGTAGTAAATTCTTCCGAGGGATTATTGGAAATAAAGGCTAAGGCAGTTATTTTAGCTATGGGATGCAGAGAAAGACCGAGAGGAGCTATAAATATACCTGGAAGTAGATGTGCCGGAATATATTCTGCAGGGGCCGCTCAGAAGTTTGTAAATATAGAAGGAGTAATGCCAGGCAAAGAAATAGTTATACTTGGTTCCGGTGATATAGGACTTATAATGGCTAGAAGAATGACTTTAGAAGGAGCTAAAGTTAAAGCAGTGGTAGAACTAATGCCTTATTCTAGTGGATTAAAGAGAAATATAGTACAGTGTCTAGATGACTTTAATATACCTCTTAAACTTTCACACACAGTGGTGAATATTAATGGAAAAGATAGATTAGAGGGTGTAACAATAGCAAAGGTAGATGAGAACAGAAAGCCTATAAAAGAAACAGAAGAATATATACCTTGTGATACATTACTTTTATCTGTAGGACTTTTACCAGAAAATGAGCTATCTACTAAGGCAAAGGTGGAATTGTCAGGTGTTACTGGCGGACCACAAGTTAATGAAAGTTTTCAGACTAATATAGATGGAATATTCGCCTGTGGGAATGTTCTTCATGTGCATGATTTAGTGGATAATGTAACCATAGAAAGCATAAATGCGGGAAAAAGTGCTGCTAATTATGTAAAAGGAAAAGAATATGGACAAGAAGGCATAGATATAGTATCTAAAGGTGGAGTTAGATATACTGTTCCAAAGAGAATAAATCCCAATAATATAGAAAAGGAAATAGATGTTAGATTTAGAGTGGGAGAAGTTTTTCATGACAGTTATGTGGCAGTTTATTTTGATGGTGTGAGAGAGATTCATAGGAAAAAGAGAATACTCACTCCGGGAGAAATGGAAACAGTAAAACTTAATAAGGATATGTTTAATAAATATCCTAAATGTAAAACTATTACAGTGGCGGTAGAAAAGTAG